A window of the Parabacteroides merdae ATCC 43184 genome harbors these coding sequences:
- a CDS encoding glycoside hydrolase family 2 protein, which translates to MKNIFTGIFLLVSACFMQAQTPNYYRNPDKIYLDSKEGHNGSFTWQMHKADETKDPAEKISQPGYQTGKWMPAIVPGTVLNSLVHNKMYPEPYYGMNNKLDRNIIPDLAKTGREFYTYWFRTEFDVPENYKDKIVWLQVDGINYRAEIWVNGYLLGNMSGMFKPEYINITDFARIGQKNALAIKVYPVDMPGTIKPKQWGAAGEFHNGGDGNIGLNTTMLMSVGWDFTFNDGIRDRNTGIWKNISLYATDKAVIRHPFIKSELSKPNYDLAKETVSVEVTNPTQRGIKCTVKGEIIGENITFSKDLNLFRGETKEICFTPEEFPQLTIKNPRLWWPIFKGNPELYELKLTVSIDGKVSDETKTRFGIREITSDQNTPDKSRQFYVNGKKLFIRGTNWIPEGMLRTSDERTYAELRYTKQSGINLIRMWGGGIAESDYFFQLCDEMGLLVWQEFWMTGDTKHPQDKDLYLSNVEATVKRLRNHPSLAYYVSSNESTEMPGAKDLIMKLDGTRGYQMQSECDGMHDGSPYKQVNPMQHYENTASERGSRVDGFNPEYGSPTIPTVETLREVMDEKDLWPINKEVWDYHDGGGFHLMSTMYTDLTNHYGPSSSIEEFATKGQAVGAMNSKSIWEVWNYNKFGYGDRYASGLLFWYHNCPVSQVCARMWDYSLEPTASLYHTQNALEPLHAQFDYLKNTVSVYNDYYQAFKDYKVTAEVYDLNSKKVWGKSQKIDIPEDGVVNDIFTIDFPQNITQVHFIKLRLFDTKGKEVANTFYWRSNDKYEGRKTLTGPTSSGFEDLSKLKQVQLKTRYQTYQEGDRHFIKAEIKNPSSTVAFFTQLQLLGQDKKPVRPSFYTDNFFSLLPGESKTVIIETAASDMPSEPTFVVKGWNIKPSSFKL; encoded by the coding sequence ATGAAAAACATTTTTACAGGAATATTTTTACTTGTGTCTGCCTGCTTCATGCAAGCTCAGACACCCAATTATTACCGAAACCCGGATAAAATATATCTGGATTCGAAAGAAGGACATAACGGAAGTTTTACCTGGCAGATGCATAAGGCCGACGAGACGAAAGATCCGGCTGAAAAAATCTCACAACCAGGCTATCAGACCGGAAAATGGATGCCGGCAATCGTTCCGGGTACGGTCCTGAATTCCCTTGTCCACAACAAGATGTATCCGGAGCCTTATTATGGCATGAACAACAAGTTAGACCGGAATATCATCCCAGATCTTGCCAAAACAGGACGCGAGTTCTACACCTATTGGTTCCGCACGGAATTTGACGTACCGGAAAACTATAAAGACAAAATCGTCTGGCTTCAGGTAGACGGTATCAATTATCGTGCCGAAATATGGGTAAACGGTTATCTGCTTGGCAATATGTCCGGCATGTTCAAACCGGAGTATATCAATATCACCGACTTCGCCCGTATCGGTCAGAAGAATGCCTTGGCAATCAAGGTTTATCCGGTCGATATGCCGGGAACCATCAAACCGAAGCAGTGGGGAGCTGCCGGCGAGTTTCACAATGGTGGAGACGGTAACATCGGACTGAACACAACCATGCTGATGAGTGTCGGTTGGGATTTCACCTTCAACGACGGCATCCGCGACCGTAATACCGGCATCTGGAAAAACATCAGTCTCTATGCCACAGATAAAGCAGTTATCCGCCATCCGTTCATCAAATCCGAACTTTCAAAACCCAACTACGACCTGGCAAAAGAAACTGTCAGCGTAGAAGTGACAAACCCGACACAGCGTGGCATAAAATGCACGGTCAAAGGAGAAATCATCGGCGAAAACATCACGTTCAGCAAAGACCTGAACCTATTCAGAGGAGAAACAAAGGAAATTTGTTTTACTCCGGAAGAATTCCCACAACTGACAATCAAGAACCCACGTCTGTGGTGGCCGATCTTCAAAGGGAATCCGGAACTGTACGAACTGAAACTGACCGTAAGCATAGACGGTAAAGTGTCCGATGAGACAAAAACCCGTTTCGGTATCCGGGAAATCACATCCGACCAGAATACACCGGACAAATCCCGCCAATTCTATGTGAACGGCAAGAAACTTTTCATCCGGGGAACCAACTGGATTCCGGAAGGGATGCTCCGTACCTCCGACGAACGTACTTATGCAGAATTGCGCTATACAAAACAATCCGGTATCAACCTGATCCGCATGTGGGGCGGCGGCATTGCCGAATCGGACTATTTCTTCCAGCTATGCGACGAAATGGGACTCCTTGTCTGGCAGGAATTCTGGATGACCGGAGACACCAAACATCCGCAGGATAAAGATCTATACCTGAGCAACGTCGAGGCAACCGTAAAACGCCTGCGCAACCATCCTTCACTGGCCTACTATGTTTCGTCTAATGAAAGCACGGAAATGCCAGGAGCAAAAGACCTGATCATGAAACTGGACGGGACACGCGGTTACCAGATGCAGTCGGAATGTGACGGCATGCACGACGGCAGCCCTTACAAACAGGTAAACCCGATGCAGCACTACGAGAATACAGCATCCGAACGCGGTAGCCGTGTCGATGGCTTCAACCCGGAATATGGTTCGCCCACTATCCCGACAGTCGAAACACTCCGCGAAGTAATGGACGAGAAAGACCTCTGGCCGATCAATAAGGAGGTATGGGATTATCATGATGGCGGAGGATTCCATCTGATGTCGACCATGTACACGGACCTTACCAACCATTATGGCCCTTCCTCTTCCATCGAAGAGTTTGCCACCAAAGGTCAGGCGGTCGGTGCGATGAACTCAAAATCGATCTGGGAAGTCTGGAACTATAACAAATTCGGTTATGGAGACCGCTACGCATCAGGGTTATTGTTCTGGTATCACAACTGCCCAGTCAGTCAGGTTTGCGCCCGTATGTGGGACTACTCTTTGGAACCGACCGCCTCTTTATATCATACTCAGAACGCATTGGAACCGCTTCACGCACAGTTTGATTACTTGAAAAATACGGTTTCTGTTTATAATGACTACTACCAGGCATTCAAGGACTATAAAGTAACTGCCGAAGTGTACGACCTGAACAGCAAAAAGGTATGGGGCAAAAGCCAAAAGATCGATATCCCGGAAGACGGTGTCGTAAACGATATCTTCACAATCGATTTTCCCCAAAACATCACGCAGGTCCATTTCATAAAACTACGCCTGTTCGACACGAAAGGGAAAGAAGTCGCCAATACATTCTACTGGCGTTCCAACGACAAGTATGAAGGACGCAAGACCTTAACAGGCCCGACCTCATCCGGCTTCGAAGATCTGTCGAAATTGAAACAGGTGCAACTGAAGACTCGCTACCAAACTTATCAAGAAGGTGATCGGCATTTCATTAAAGCTGAAATAAAGAACCCTTCTTCAACCGTAGCATTCTTCACCCAGCTTCAATTGCTTGGTCAGGACAAA
- a CDS encoding TonB-dependent receptor — protein sequence MKKRKICVSRVLKMTSLFFLSCAMCAQAETVSSQSIRITLNKNNVRLENILNDIESQTNLLFIYNKNVNVNRKVSVNAQNTSLQEVLQNLFDNNVSFKIEGSYIVLSPAGATGSPQQAKHTVKGVVEDALGPIAGANVVEKGTTNGTITDMDGNFTLNVAPNATLVISYIGYKDQEIAVNNKTNIQIKLVEDSQALDEVVVVGYGVQKRASVTGSVASLQAKDIATVKTPNVSNALAGKLPGLRAVQRSGAPGDDDASIDIRGFGNALVIVDGVERDFKQIDANDIESISILKDASAAVYGFKGANGVILVTTKKGEIGKPKINYNGYVGLQNITRYPEYYNGYEYATLYNEAQQNIGVSAPYSAEDLERFKQGIGTTDWYDEVIRKTAPTTYHNLSVSGGAEKVKYFFSLGFTDQEGIYKSKAFNYKKYNVRSNISAEIVKGFTVDLQLSGRLDTRMKPYEAEPLSRSIQMAKPIFPIYANNNPDYWSNPGDKGNPVHLSDIDNVGYDRRDRREFNGSITLNWEVPWVKGLSAKALLSYDYNNKYSRKWYKEYYEYTYDAVNDVYNKSGSHTISELTTQSDNYFKPNGQVSLNYKNTFGKHDVGVLALWEFYNDRTDWVKAYRQFTVGAIDQIGAGDKTNINNDGKASVSAHTGLVGRINYAFASKYLAEFSFRYDGSYKFAPGKRWGFFPAGSLGWRISEEDFFKESLPMFDNFKIRGSYGKVGDEGDFAAYQYLTGYTYPSGNYVLGSGGLTNGAKDKGMPNTNLTWYESTTANVGFEASVLSGLINVEFDYFIRKRDGLLATRILTLPTTFGQSLPQENLNSDKTQGFEIVLGHRKTIGDFTYDVKANFSTTRNYNRHVERAASANMYDNWRNNSNDRYKDIQWGKVCIGQFQSYEEILNSPVQDNNGNKSLMPGDLKFEDWNNDGIIDGKDDQPIGFGNTPRMYYGLNLYGEYKGFDLTVFFQGAAGHEVFTTGDFMAPFIQQGLGNGITLNLDRWHREDPSDMSSEWIPGYMPALRPTGFSANASKNTWTRQKANYLRLKTIEIGYTFPKKWMQRAGIENLRVYVNSFNTATITSRTGIMKYMDPENSESMFRYYPQMKTFNFGVNLTF from the coding sequence ATGAAGAAAAGAAAAATTTGTGTATCTCGTGTTTTAAAGATGACATCTCTGTTCTTCCTTTCCTGTGCCATGTGCGCACAAGCAGAAACGGTAAGTTCACAGAGCATACGCATCACTCTTAACAAAAACAATGTCCGGCTGGAAAACATCTTGAACGACATTGAAAGCCAGACTAATTTACTGTTCATTTACAACAAGAACGTAAATGTTAACCGAAAAGTCTCAGTAAATGCCCAAAATACTTCTTTACAGGAAGTATTGCAGAACCTGTTCGACAACAATGTATCCTTCAAAATCGAAGGTTCTTACATCGTTCTCTCACCAGCAGGAGCAACAGGCAGCCCACAACAAGCAAAACACACAGTGAAAGGTGTGGTTGAAGATGCATTAGGCCCTATCGCAGGTGCCAATGTGGTAGAAAAAGGAACAACAAACGGTACGATTACCGATATGGACGGTAATTTCACATTGAATGTAGCACCGAACGCAACGTTGGTCATTTCGTATATCGGCTACAAGGATCAGGAAATTGCGGTCAACAACAAGACAAATATCCAGATTAAATTAGTCGAGGACTCACAAGCATTGGATGAAGTAGTCGTTGTCGGTTACGGTGTCCAGAAACGTGCATCCGTAACAGGATCGGTTGCTTCACTTCAAGCCAAGGATATTGCAACTGTCAAGACTCCGAATGTCAGTAATGCGTTAGCAGGTAAGTTGCCAGGTTTACGTGCCGTACAAAGAAGCGGTGCTCCGGGTGACGACGATGCAAGCATTGATATTCGTGGTTTTGGTAATGCATTAGTTATCGTAGATGGTGTGGAACGAGATTTCAAACAAATCGATGCAAACGATATCGAATCGATCAGTATCTTGAAAGATGCTTCCGCCGCCGTTTACGGTTTTAAAGGTGCAAATGGTGTGATCCTTGTTACAACCAAAAAGGGGGAAATTGGGAAACCCAAGATCAACTATAACGGATATGTCGGTTTACAAAATATCACCCGTTATCCAGAATATTACAATGGATACGAGTATGCGACTTTGTATAATGAAGCTCAACAGAATATCGGAGTATCCGCGCCCTATTCGGCTGAAGATTTGGAACGTTTCAAACAAGGGATTGGAACAACTGATTGGTATGATGAGGTCATTCGAAAAACAGCTCCCACTACCTACCACAATTTAAGCGTATCGGGAGGTGCAGAAAAAGTGAAATACTTCTTCTCCCTTGGTTTCACCGATCAAGAAGGAATTTACAAGTCCAAAGCATTTAATTATAAAAAATATAACGTACGCTCCAATATCAGTGCCGAAATAGTCAAAGGTTTCACGGTAGATCTACAATTAAGCGGACGCTTGGATACACGAATGAAACCTTATGAAGCAGAACCGCTAAGTCGTAGTATTCAAATGGCTAAACCTATTTTCCCGATTTATGCCAACAACAATCCTGATTATTGGTCAAATCCTGGAGATAAAGGTAATCCCGTTCATCTATCCGATATCGACAATGTCGGTTATGACAGAAGAGATCGCCGTGAATTTAACGGATCAATCACTCTAAACTGGGAAGTACCTTGGGTAAAAGGTCTTTCTGCTAAAGCATTATTATCCTATGACTACAACAATAAATACAGTCGTAAATGGTATAAGGAATATTATGAGTATACATATGACGCCGTTAATGATGTTTATAACAAATCAGGCAGTCACACTATATCCGAATTGACAACACAATCTGACAATTATTTCAAACCTAACGGGCAGGTTTCTTTAAACTATAAAAATACATTCGGAAAGCATGACGTTGGGGTATTAGCCTTATGGGAATTTTACAATGATCGAACAGACTGGGTCAAAGCCTATCGTCAATTTACAGTTGGAGCCATTGATCAGATCGGTGCAGGAGACAAGACAAATATAAATAATGATGGTAAAGCATCCGTTTCTGCACATACAGGATTAGTCGGACGAATAAACTATGCTTTTGCCAGTAAATATTTGGCAGAATTCAGTTTCAGATATGACGGTTCCTACAAATTTGCACCAGGAAAACGTTGGGGCTTTTTCCCTGCAGGATCTTTAGGATGGAGAATCTCTGAAGAAGATTTTTTCAAAGAATCTTTACCGATGTTCGATAACTTCAAAATCAGGGGCTCTTATGGTAAAGTGGGAGATGAAGGTGATTTTGCCGCCTATCAATACTTAACTGGCTACACCTATCCTTCTGGTAATTATGTTCTTGGATCCGGAGGACTTACAAACGGAGCTAAAGATAAAGGAATGCCTAATACAAACCTAACTTGGTATGAATCAACAACAGCCAACGTAGGATTTGAAGCTTCTGTTTTATCCGGTTTGATAAACGTGGAATTTGATTACTTCATCCGAAAAAGAGACGGCTTGCTAGCTACTCGTATACTAACATTACCGACCACTTTCGGTCAATCTTTACCACAAGAGAATCTCAATTCTGATAAAACACAAGGATTTGAAATTGTGTTGGGACACCGTAAAACTATTGGAGACTTTACATACGATGTAAAAGCGAATTTTTCTACAACACGTAATTATAATCGCCATGTAGAACGCGCAGCTTCAGCCAATATGTACGACAATTGGAGAAATAACAGTAACGACCGTTATAAAGATATTCAATGGGGTAAAGTCTGCATCGGACAATTTCAAAGTTACGAAGAAATACTGAATTCACCAGTACAGGACAACAATGGAAATAAATCCCTAATGCCTGGCGACTTGAAATTCGAAGATTGGAATAATGATGGTATTATAGACGGTAAAGACGATCAACCTATCGGATTCGGCAATACACCTCGTATGTATTATGGCTTGAATCTTTACGGAGAGTACAAAGGCTTCGATTTGACTGTATTCTTCCAAGGTGCAGCCGGACATGAGGTTTTCACAACTGGTGACTTTATGGCTCCATTCATCCAGCAAGGTCTTGGAAATGGTATTACTCTGAACCTGGATCGTTGGCATCGAGAAGATCCTTCCGACATGAGTAGCGAATGGATTCCTGGGTATATGCCCGCTCTTCGTCCTACAGGCTTTTCAGCAAATGCCAGCAAAAATACATGGACCAGACAAAAAGCTAATTATTTACGTCTGAAAACTATCGAAATCGGATATACCTTCCCTAAAAAATGGATGCAAAGGGCCGGCATTGAAAACCTGCGTGTTTATGTAAACAGTTTCAATACTGCAACAATAACAAGCCGCACAGGTATCATGAAATATATGGACCCGGAAAATAGCGAAAGCATGTTCCGCTATTACCCGCAAATGAAAACATTTAATTTCGGTGTTAATCTAACATTCTAA
- a CDS encoding RagB/SusD family nutrient uptake outer membrane protein, whose product MMKTTIIKNIGCGLLLLGTTACADYLDKESFDIITPEQVWQDPKLINGVMVNLYDGLNLEDFNYWYRDAWRLQNASSMSDEAQGSFQKDPLFDNGNATYTYEDALFEQKFSDRYKNIRNCNDFIYQLQEATALSDSEKKLLLAESRFLRAMHYFTLVKRYGGVPLIDEPQQYDPNNLEALMVPRNKEVEIYDFIVKECQEAAQDLPETREAEAKYRANRYVALSLCSRAALYAGSIARYGTVQQEGLVGIPASEADRFFQTSYEASKAIITSGKYALYNNKPDNKAQNFCDMFLKGNGDNGEYIFQKQYNVAGGKGHDWDKRNAPFSYRAGGWGCGIAPTLELVEAYEYVDGSKGTLKLEENGKPLRFDDPYEVFANKDPRLFASVYLPGSPCQSTKIEWKRGVIENDNKRHVATSQPDGGNTVEINGVTYSTSGKDGGSDAGDASKTGFYQKKFWDETLTDMNMGKSETPWPVFRLGEIYLNLAEAAMELNKSSEALDAVNKIRERAGIALLSNINMEKIRHERRVELAFEGHRFWDMKRWRIAHLDVTQGGLNGFRGTALYPWYDIRDGKYVFERGRNTPKQLRIFLEKNYYTKINQDDMNSNPNLIQNPGYTN is encoded by the coding sequence ATGATGAAGACAACAATCATAAAAAATATCGGATGCGGATTACTTTTGTTAGGTACGACAGCATGTGCCGACTACCTTGATAAAGAATCTTTCGACATCATCACTCCTGAACAGGTTTGGCAAGACCCTAAATTGATCAACGGTGTAATGGTTAATTTATATGACGGTCTGAACTTAGAAGATTTCAATTACTGGTATCGTGATGCATGGCGTTTACAAAACGCCTCTTCCATGTCTGACGAAGCGCAAGGTTCTTTCCAAAAAGATCCTCTTTTCGATAACGGAAATGCGACATACACATACGAAGACGCGTTGTTCGAACAGAAATTCTCCGATCGATACAAGAATATACGAAATTGCAACGACTTTATCTACCAATTACAGGAAGCAACGGCCTTATCGGATTCTGAAAAGAAACTGCTGTTAGCCGAATCCCGTTTCTTACGTGCCATGCACTATTTCACATTAGTTAAGCGATACGGAGGTGTACCTCTTATCGATGAACCGCAGCAGTATGATCCCAATAATTTGGAAGCTCTGATGGTTCCTCGCAACAAAGAAGTTGAAATTTATGATTTTATCGTAAAAGAATGCCAAGAAGCCGCACAAGATCTTCCCGAAACAAGAGAGGCAGAAGCCAAATACAGAGCAAATAGATATGTTGCATTATCTTTATGTTCACGAGCTGCTTTGTATGCCGGTTCCATTGCCCGCTACGGAACGGTCCAGCAAGAAGGACTTGTAGGTATCCCCGCTTCCGAAGCCGATCGCTTTTTCCAAACATCTTACGAGGCATCTAAAGCAATCATTACTTCTGGCAAATATGCCTTGTATAACAACAAGCCTGACAACAAAGCACAGAACTTTTGTGATATGTTCCTGAAAGGTAACGGTGATAACGGAGAATATATCTTCCAGAAGCAATATAACGTTGCAGGAGGCAAAGGTCACGACTGGGACAAACGTAACGCACCGTTCTCTTATCGTGCCGGTGGTTGGGGATGCGGTATCGCCCCGACACTTGAATTGGTGGAAGCATATGAATATGTAGACGGTTCCAAAGGAACTCTGAAGTTGGAAGAAAACGGCAAACCTCTTCGTTTCGATGATCCATACGAAGTATTTGCCAATAAAGACCCACGCTTGTTCGCATCCGTATATCTGCCCGGCTCTCCTTGCCAAAGCACAAAGATCGAATGGAAAAGAGGTGTCATCGAAAACGATAATAAGAGACATGTAGCAACCAGCCAGCCGGATGGTGGTAATACGGTTGAAATCAACGGAGTCACCTATAGTACATCTGGAAAAGATGGTGGATCCGATGCCGGAGATGCCTCCAAAACAGGCTTCTATCAGAAGAAATTCTGGGACGAAACATTGACCGATATGAATATGGGTAAGTCAGAAACTCCGTGGCCGGTTTTCCGTTTAGGAGAAATTTATCTAAATTTGGCGGAAGCTGCAATGGAGTTGAACAAATCATCCGAAGCTTTGGATGCAGTTAACAAGATCCGCGAACGTGCCGGAATTGCCTTATTGTCAAACATCAATATGGAAAAGATCCGCCACGAACGCAGAGTGGAACTGGCATTCGAAGGCCATCGCTTCTGGGACATGAAGCGTTGGAGAATTGCTCACTTGGATGTGACACAAGGCGGGCTGAATGGATTCAGAGGAACGGCTTTGTATCCTTGGTATGATATTCGTGATGGTAAATATGTATTTGAAAGAGGACGTAACACCCCTAAACAATTACGAATCTTCTTGGAAAAAAATTATTATACAAAAATCAACCAAGACGATATGAATTCAAATCCGAATCTCATTCAGAACCCGGGCTATACCAATTAA
- a CDS encoding DUF3823 domain-containing protein, whose translation MKKISLLLMAVCSLCFTSCLSDMDNYESPNGGIKGQILDAETNEPIPLPVQGSTGVIINMFEQNTDATQSVDFYAKMDGSYENAKLFNCDYKIVVNGPFVSPCEEFVTVKGQTTLDLKATPYARINASAQVTGKKITITYKVNPTNSNFKVSEVYGYWNFAPGVDNGNANQAGKQTVKEQEGTIVFDLENDKTYQDNLYKIQANGNKIYVRVGAKTEGAVNYSTIIETIVQ comes from the coding sequence ATGAAAAAGATAAGTTTATTACTGATGGCCGTTTGCTCATTATGCTTCACAAGTTGTTTGAGCGATATGGATAATTATGAATCCCCCAACGGAGGCATCAAAGGACAAATCTTAGATGCGGAAACGAATGAACCGATACCACTGCCTGTCCAAGGATCTACCGGTGTTATTATTAATATGTTCGAACAGAACACAGATGCAACACAATCGGTCGATTTCTATGCAAAGATGGATGGTTCATACGAAAACGCGAAGTTGTTCAACTGTGATTATAAAATTGTTGTAAACGGTCCGTTTGTTTCTCCTTGCGAAGAATTTGTAACCGTAAAAGGACAAACAACATTGGATCTGAAAGCAACTCCGTATGCAAGAATCAACGCTTCGGCCCAGGTTACGGGTAAAAAAATCACGATTACATACAAGGTGAATCCGACAAACAGCAATTTCAAGGTATCCGAAGTGTACGGCTACTGGAATTTTGCTCCGGGTGTTGATAATGGAAATGCCAACCAAGCAGGAAAGCAGACCGTTAAAGAGCAGGAAGGGACGATCGTTTTCGATCTGGAAAACGATAAAACCTATCAGGACAATCTGTACAAAATACAAGCAAATGGCAACAAAATATATGTACGTGTCGGTGCTAAAACAGAAGGCGCAGTCAACTACAGTACCATTATAGAAACGATTGTACAATAA
- a CDS encoding FecR family protein — MEQKLLHKMFNGEATDNELTQIRQWVNADKMNRETFYHERALFDALQLNAFQKGNHVRKQSVPLWKWIGSAAAAVIALFLLYNIPVFTTKSIQPEIALNTIKVPAGQRVEVTLSDGTHIWLNARSEFSYPASFNGNTREVRLKGEAFFDVAKDRNKKFIVNTGRCEVEVLGTQFNVEAYNENEFSTALIQGSVKVTDKSQPDESVVLEPNNTVSLNNGKLTVTPITDFNPYSWKEGLITFKDINFKDLMKELEKNFGIRIIIDNHTLDNYACSGKFRISDGIEQVLRALQQDAHFTFERESGTEIRIQ; from the coding sequence ATGGAACAGAAGTTACTACATAAAATGTTTAACGGAGAGGCCACAGATAACGAGCTGACTCAGATCCGCCAATGGGTAAATGCCGATAAAATGAACAGAGAAACTTTCTATCATGAACGTGCCCTGTTCGACGCACTCCAATTAAATGCTTTTCAAAAAGGAAATCATGTCCGCAAGCAGTCCGTACCACTCTGGAAATGGATCGGAAGTGCTGCCGCTGCTGTTATCGCCCTATTCTTATTATATAACATTCCGGTATTCACCACTAAAAGTATCCAGCCAGAAATAGCGCTCAACACAATTAAAGTTCCTGCCGGACAACGGGTTGAAGTAACGCTTTCAGACGGGACTCATATCTGGCTGAATGCCCGGTCGGAATTTTCTTATCCGGCTTCGTTTAACGGAAATACAAGAGAAGTCCGTTTAAAAGGAGAAGCATTTTTCGATGTAGCCAAGGATAGAAACAAAAAGTTTATTGTCAATACAGGCCGCTGCGAAGTGGAAGTCTTAGGAACACAATTTAATGTGGAAGCCTATAACGAAAATGAATTTTCCACAGCCCTCATACAAGGCAGCGTAAAAGTTACCGACAAATCACAGCCAGACGAATCAGTTGTGTTAGAACCCAATAATACAGTCAGTCTCAACAACGGAAAACTGACGGTCACTCCCATCACCGACTTCAATCCATATAGTTGGAAAGAGGGACTTATCACTTTTAAGGATATCAATTTCAAGGATTTGATGAAGGAACTTGAGAAAAATTTCGGTATCCGAATAATTATCGACAATCATACGCTCGACAATTATGCATGTAGTGGGAAGTTCCGTATATCCGACGGGATTGAGCAGGTGTTGAGAGCTTTACAACAAGATGCTCACTTCACCTTCGAGCGAGAGAGCGGAACTGAAATTCGCATTCAATAA
- a CDS encoding glycoside hydrolase family 130 protein, translating to MKKSILLISLAVLPLFGYSQNVLPDWALGGFVRPEKANPIITPNPSNQFDCPMQDKKIGWEESDVFNPAATVKDGKIYVLYRAEDNSATGIGKRTSRIGLAESEDGIHMKRRKTPVMYPDKDNMKEYEWEGGCEDPRVTMTEDGLYVMAYTSWNRKVARLCIATSHDLVKWEKHGPAFAKAYNGRFKDIFCKSGSMVTTIKDGKQVLTKIDGKYFMYWGEHAVYAATSDDLVNWTPILDEKNELATVIKPRPQYFDSALTECGPPAILTDKGIVLLYNGKNQTNDSKRDKRFTAGAYCAGQILTDPKEPMKVLQRLDVPFFRPMASFEKSGQYVDGTVFIEGLVFFKNKWYLYYGCADSQVSVAIYDPAKKTPGDQIPN from the coding sequence ATGAAAAAAAGTATCTTACTCATCAGTCTGGCAGTTCTCCCCCTATTCGGGTATAGCCAAAATGTATTACCGGACTGGGCTTTAGGCGGCTTTGTCAGACCGGAAAAAGCCAATCCGATCATTACTCCCAATCCTTCCAATCAATTCGACTGTCCCATGCAGGACAAAAAAATAGGATGGGAAGAGAGCGATGTGTTCAATCCCGCAGCAACCGTAAAAGACGGTAAAATATATGTGCTTTACCGAGCTGAGGACAATTCTGCAACAGGAATCGGTAAACGTACTTCACGTATCGGATTAGCAGAATCCGAAGACGGTATCCACATGAAACGCAGGAAGACCCCCGTCATGTACCCGGACAAAGATAATATGAAGGAATACGAATGGGAAGGCGGTTGCGAAGACCCACGTGTGACAATGACGGAAGACGGTCTGTATGTCATGGCCTACACTTCCTGGAACCGGAAAGTAGCACGCCTCTGCATCGCCACCTCACATGACCTGGTCAAATGGGAAAAACATGGACCTGCTTTTGCTAAAGCCTACAACGGACGTTTCAAAGACATTTTCTGCAAATCCGGTTCCATGGTGACAACGATCAAAGACGGGAAACAAGTGCTGACGAAAATCGATGGAAAATACTTCATGTATTGGGGGGAACATGCGGTCTACGCAGCAACCTCCGACGATTTGGTCAACTGGACACCGATATTGGACGAAAAAAATGAACTGGCGACTGTCATCAAACCCCGTCCCCAATATTTCGACAGCGCCTTGACAGAGTGTGGTCCTCCCGCTATCCTGACAGACAAAGGTATCGTCTTGCTTTATAACGGCAAGAACCAGACAAACGACAGCAAGCGCGACAAGCGTTTCACAGCCGGAGCTTACTGTGCCGGACAGATTCTGACCGATCCGAAGGAACCGATGAAGGTTCTGCAACGTCTGGACGTTCCTTTCTTCCGTCCGATGGCTTCATTCGAAAAGAGCGGACAGTATGTCGACGGAACCGTCTTTATCGAAGGTTTGGTCTTTTTCAAAAACAAATGGTATCTCTATTACGGATGTGCAGATTCTCAGGTCAGCGTAGCTATTTACGATCCGGCCAAGAAAACTCCTGGCGATCAGATCCCGAATTAA